One window from the genome of Elusimicrobium sp. encodes:
- a CDS encoding type II secretion system protein has product MRKKLYRSGFTLVELLAVVLMIGILTSIALPQYRRSVQRAEAMEAMVNLRSLFDAARRYRAANDAAPTSLKGLDVTFFDAAEISGGFELGKFRYHFFDDYIEVSPLDGGYGLLMFYNHPTYGKDTLLCGGDTTGKYAEICDRLGGDSVGGGMYLIK; this is encoded by the coding sequence ATGAGAAAAAAACTTTATCGTTCCGGGTTCACCCTTGTTGAACTTTTAGCCGTCGTTCTTATGATTGGTATTTTAACTTCTATTGCCTTGCCGCAATACCGCCGCTCTGTACAACGCGCGGAAGCCATGGAAGCCATGGTCAATTTACGCTCGTTATTTGATGCCGCGCGCCGTTACCGCGCCGCCAACGATGCGGCCCCCACTTCCTTAAAAGGGTTGGATGTTACCTTTTTCGATGCGGCGGAAATTTCTGGTGGATTTGAATTAGGTAAGTTCCGCTATCATTTTTTTGATGATTATATCGAAGTTTCCCCGCTGGACGGAGGATACGGCCTTTTGATGTTCTACAATCACCCCACTTACGGAAAAGATACACTTCTGTGCGGAGGCGATACAACCGGTAAATATGCAGAAATTTGCGACCGCTTGGGCGGAGATTCTGTCGGCGGTGGTATGTATCTTATCAAATAA
- a CDS encoding prepilin-type N-terminal cleavage/methylation domain-containing protein, whose amino-acid sequence MKNHGFTLSELMAVVVILAILATVGLGSFKKSVERSHFSEGLVAASTIMQAAERYYNDHALLSGSNTATSRPTLAKLDVGLENSRACTTSSSYCTKTKYFEITLYDGYTKAQRMKGSTAGNYAIVVYPETFGSNMRRSTECTFSNSAGQDLCVTMGYTSCSSNQCTK is encoded by the coding sequence ATGAAAAATCACGGGTTTACACTTTCCGAACTAATGGCGGTTGTGGTTATTTTGGCTATTTTGGCCACGGTAGGCTTAGGTTCTTTTAAGAAATCAGTGGAACGCAGCCATTTTAGCGAAGGATTGGTGGCCGCCAGCACCATTATGCAAGCGGCTGAACGCTATTACAACGACCATGCGCTCCTCAGCGGCTCTAATACGGCTACCTCCCGCCCGACTTTAGCCAAGTTGGATGTCGGATTGGAAAATTCCCGTGCTTGCACAACTTCCAGCAGTTATTGCACTAAAACCAAATACTTTGAAATTACGCTTTATGATGGTTACACCAAAGCCCAACGCATGAAAGGCAGTACGGCCGGGAACTATGCCATTGTGGTCTATCCGGAAACCTTCGGCTCTAACATGAGAAGAAGCACGGAATGTACTTTCAGCAACTCTGCCGGGCAAGATTTGTGCGTAACCATGGGTTATACTTCTTGCAGCAGCAACCAGTGTACCAAATAA
- a CDS encoding FAD-binding protein — MKVLHTDCLVVGAGIAGCVYAHQAAKKGLKTLLLCCGEMPQTNSDLAQGGIVYEPNLNLEDLLEDVRLATADLCNEKAVRSLSKAGCQAVEEIFLKDLSVPFDRDEHNSLRFTREGAHRKNRILYAKDTTGHAMLSVLQEAVRQNPFITVMENASAIDLLTLSHSSLDLKDRYHPLTAFGAYVLDNKTGEVFAVCAKKTVLATGGVGQIYRHTTNSEHAYGHGIAMAYRVGARVMNMEFVQFHPTVFAKGKNFLLSEALRGEGAILRNVKGEAFMEKYHPLKDLAPRDVVSRAIEEERLETSHDCAYLDISHKPAEETKERFPAIYQKCLQEGFDMTQTPVPVVPAAHYFCGGIYATPEGRTNILHLNAIGETACTGYHGANRLASTSLLEAVGMGYLCAEEDAKDIAAQTFHIPQPKEWVVPEEKPDINLIKQDLATLRSTMWNYVGLIRSEKHLVRAEKILRHLQNEIDAFYKGTALCQELLDLRNGTKTALMITYAALRNKRSIGCHFIK, encoded by the coding sequence ATGAAAGTATTACATACCGATTGTTTGGTGGTCGGCGCTGGAATCGCCGGCTGTGTTTATGCGCACCAAGCTGCTAAAAAGGGGTTAAAGACCTTACTTTTGTGTTGTGGGGAAATGCCCCAAACCAATAGTGACCTGGCGCAGGGGGGGATTGTTTACGAGCCCAACCTGAATTTGGAAGATTTATTGGAAGATGTCCGTTTGGCTACGGCCGACCTTTGTAATGAAAAGGCCGTGCGTTCTTTAAGCAAAGCCGGTTGCCAAGCGGTGGAGGAAATCTTCTTAAAAGATTTATCGGTTCCTTTTGACAGGGACGAACACAACTCTCTTCGCTTTACGCGTGAAGGGGCCCACCGCAAAAATCGTATTTTGTATGCCAAAGACACTACCGGGCATGCGATGCTTTCTGTCTTGCAGGAAGCTGTCCGTCAAAACCCGTTTATTACGGTAATGGAAAATGCTTCTGCTATCGATTTGTTAACGCTTTCCCACAGTTCTTTAGATTTGAAAGACCGCTACCACCCGCTTACCGCTTTCGGTGCCTATGTGTTGGATAACAAAACGGGCGAAGTGTTTGCCGTTTGTGCCAAAAAGACGGTTTTGGCTACAGGCGGTGTGGGGCAGATTTACCGCCACACGACCAATTCCGAACATGCCTACGGCCACGGAATTGCCATGGCTTACCGTGTAGGTGCGCGCGTGATGAACATGGAGTTTGTGCAATTCCACCCCACGGTGTTTGCAAAAGGGAAGAATTTTCTGTTGTCCGAGGCTTTACGCGGAGAAGGGGCCATTTTGCGTAATGTAAAAGGCGAAGCCTTTATGGAGAAGTACCATCCGCTTAAAGATTTGGCCCCGCGCGATGTGGTTTCCCGCGCGATAGAAGAAGAGCGTTTGGAAACTTCGCACGATTGTGCCTATTTGGATATTTCACACAAACCGGCCGAAGAAACCAAAGAACGCTTCCCCGCTATTTATCAAAAATGTCTGCAAGAAGGTTTTGATATGACCCAAACACCTGTTCCCGTAGTGCCTGCCGCCCACTATTTCTGCGGCGGTATTTATGCTACGCCGGAAGGGAGAACGAATATCTTGCACCTCAATGCCATTGGGGAAACGGCCTGCACGGGCTACCATGGCGCGAACCGTTTGGCCAGCACTTCTTTGTTGGAAGCCGTGGGCATGGGCTATTTGTGTGCCGAAGAGGACGCCAAAGATATTGCCGCGCAAACTTTCCATATCCCTCAACCCAAAGAGTGGGTTGTTCCCGAAGAAAAGCCGGACATCAACCTTATCAAGCAAGATTTGGCCACCCTTCGCAGTACGATGTGGAACTATGTAGGCTTGATTCGCAGCGAAAAACACTTGGTGCGTGCGGAAAAAATTTTGCGTCATCTGCAAAACGAAATTGATGCCTTTTATAAAGGAACCGCCCTTTGCCAAGAACTTTTAGATTTACGCAACGGAACCAAAACGGCCTTGATGATTACCTACGCCGCTTTACGCAATAAGCGAAGTATCGGGTGTCATTTCATCAAGTAG
- a CDS encoding MATE family efflux transporter → MRKINSFFSTLYPGNFGRILNMAKAVTIQEKNPFKSKTLSKLLIKFSAPAIAGMFANALYNIISRIYVGQDVGAHGLAGITILFPLGLVYMGFSALIGVGANALFSIRLGEKKEDEAQLILGNAFILLAIVSATLTILSYLFLDPILGFLGADNEVLPYARDYALVVLPGYFLFGIGVGMNNFIRSSGHPKTAMGTQLIGAFINLVLGPLFIFAWGWGIKGAAAATVVGQVISFLWVILFFTGKRSFYRLKPQYFRLKKYIALDSMAIGFSQFAFQLASSTLNVILNHSLLKYGGNIAISAMGIAVSVNTIVLMPLIGLSQGAQPLIGYNHGARKYSTSIQTLKMAIRWGVFITTAGFLLIETFAYPIAAVFSADDTALTELAARVVRILNIMLPIIPLQVLTTSFFQAINKPLKAAFLSLSRQVLLIIPLVIILPLFWGLDGVFYAPVFADTISTVLALYLLKRFFGKHGQRFFFAKKK, encoded by the coding sequence ATGCGAAAAATCAACTCCTTTTTTTCTACTCTTTACCCAGGCAATTTTGGTAGAATATTAAATATGGCAAAAGCAGTAACGATTCAAGAGAAAAATCCGTTTAAATCTAAAACACTCTCCAAACTTCTCATTAAATTTTCCGCACCGGCAATAGCCGGTATGTTTGCAAACGCACTTTACAACATTATCTCCCGCATTTATGTAGGGCAAGATGTGGGGGCCCATGGCCTGGCCGGTATTACCATTTTGTTCCCGTTGGGGTTAGTGTATATGGGCTTTAGTGCGCTTATCGGGGTAGGGGCTAACGCGCTTTTTTCCATACGATTGGGTGAAAAAAAAGAAGATGAAGCACAGCTCATCTTGGGTAATGCTTTTATTTTGCTGGCCATAGTCTCCGCCACCCTGACTATTTTAAGTTACTTGTTTTTAGATCCCATTTTAGGTTTTCTGGGAGCCGATAATGAAGTGCTCCCTTATGCGCGTGATTATGCCCTGGTGGTTCTGCCGGGATATTTTTTATTTGGCATCGGCGTGGGCATGAACAACTTTATCCGCTCCTCGGGCCACCCCAAAACCGCTATGGGCACGCAACTTATCGGTGCGTTTATCAACTTGGTTCTTGGGCCGTTGTTTATCTTTGCATGGGGCTGGGGAATTAAAGGCGCGGCCGCCGCTACGGTGGTGGGGCAGGTAATTTCCTTTTTATGGGTAATTTTGTTTTTTACCGGAAAGCGTAGTTTTTACCGCTTAAAACCCCAATACTTCCGCCTGAAAAAATACATTGCATTGGACAGTATGGCTATCGGTTTTTCCCAATTTGCGTTTCAATTGGCTTCCAGCACGCTCAATGTTATTTTGAACCACTCTTTGCTAAAATACGGCGGCAACATTGCTATTTCCGCTATGGGAATTGCCGTCAGCGTAAACACCATTGTGCTGATGCCGTTAATCGGCCTTTCCCAAGGGGCACAACCCCTTATCGGCTACAACCACGGAGCGCGGAAATACTCCACTTCTATCCAAACTTTAAAAATGGCTATTCGTTGGGGTGTATTTATTACCACTGCGGGCTTTCTGCTCATTGAAACTTTTGCCTACCCCATTGCGGCTGTTTTCAGCGCGGACGATACTGCCCTTACGGAACTTGCCGCCCGCGTAGTACGTATTTTGAACATTATGCTGCCGATTATCCCCCTGCAAGTGCTGACAACCAGTTTCTTCCAGGCTATCAATAAACCGCTAAAAGCCGCCTTTTTAAGTCTTTCGCGCCAAGTACTGCTGATTATCCCGCTAGTGATTATTTTGCCGCTCTTTTGGGGTTTGGACGGCGTATTTTACGCACCTGTATTTGCAGACACTATTTCCACCGTATTGGCATTGTATCTGTTAAAGCGGTTTTTCGGTAAACACGGACAACGCTTCTTCTTTGCAAAGAAAAAATAA
- a CDS encoding CTP synthase: MSKFIIITGGVVSSLGKGISGASIGKLLQLNGLKVNMIKCDPYINVDPGTMSPYQHGEVFVTTDGAEADLDLGHYERFLDVNMTRGNTNTAGNIYQTVIDKERRGEYLGATVQVIPHITNEIKKRFTAFENDVDVSIIEIGGTVGDIESLPFLEAARQLRLEKGAQNVISVHVTLIPYIAVAQELKTKPTQHSVNKLREVGIEPSMLICRTEQPISQHLKEKISLFCSVPSKAVIECADAKSIYHVPEMFYKQEVDKQIINLLGLKPTQEVDTDWFKYFDDALTPSKTVKIAIAGKYSELQDAYKSVSEALRHAGMNNDAKVEISYVNTEKDNVVEKLAHVDGILIPGGFGNRGIEGKIETIKYAREQKKPFLGICVGMQCAVIEAARNLCGLHDANSTEFDPTTKDPIVDLIPQQKNVVYKGGTMRLGNYTADLKEGSLAARLYGKEQIVERHRHRYEMNPAYVKQLADAGLKVTGWHEGALPEIVEREDHPYFIAGQFHPEFGSRPMKPHPLFDGLIKASLKQKEGK, translated from the coding sequence ATGTCTAAATTCATCATCATTACCGGTGGTGTGGTAAGTTCCTTGGGGAAAGGAATTTCCGGCGCCAGCATCGGTAAATTACTGCAATTAAACGGCCTCAAGGTCAACATGATTAAGTGCGACCCGTACATCAATGTAGACCCCGGCACCATGTCCCCCTACCAACACGGGGAAGTATTTGTAACCACGGACGGAGCCGAAGCCGACTTAGATTTGGGCCACTACGAACGCTTTTTAGATGTCAACATGACCCGCGGCAACACCAACACGGCAGGCAACATTTACCAAACGGTTATCGATAAAGAACGCCGCGGCGAATACTTGGGTGCTACCGTGCAGGTAATTCCGCACATCACCAACGAAATCAAAAAACGCTTTACCGCTTTTGAAAACGATGTAGATGTATCCATTATCGAAATCGGTGGTACGGTGGGTGATATTGAATCGTTACCGTTCTTGGAAGCGGCCCGCCAACTCCGCTTGGAAAAAGGCGCCCAAAATGTTATTTCCGTTCATGTCACACTGATTCCCTACATTGCGGTGGCACAGGAACTGAAAACAAAACCGACCCAACACTCCGTCAATAAATTGCGCGAAGTAGGTATTGAGCCCAGCATGCTCATCTGCCGCACGGAACAACCGATTTCCCAACACTTAAAAGAAAAGATTTCGCTTTTCTGCAGTGTTCCGTCCAAAGCTGTTATTGAGTGCGCGGACGCGAAATCTATTTATCATGTACCGGAAATGTTTTATAAACAAGAAGTGGATAAACAAATTATCAACCTCTTGGGCTTAAAACCCACGCAAGAAGTGGATACCGACTGGTTCAAATATTTTGACGATGCTTTAACCCCCTCTAAAACGGTTAAAATTGCTATCGCAGGGAAATACTCCGAACTGCAAGATGCTTACAAATCTGTCAGCGAAGCCTTGCGCCATGCCGGCATGAACAACGACGCCAAAGTGGAAATTTCCTATGTGAACACCGAAAAAGACAATGTGGTAGAAAAATTGGCCCATGTGGACGGCATTTTGATTCCCGGCGGGTTTGGTAACCGCGGAATTGAGGGTAAAATCGAAACCATTAAATATGCCCGCGAACAGAAAAAACCGTTCTTGGGTATTTGCGTGGGCATGCAGTGTGCGGTAATTGAAGCCGCCCGCAACCTGTGCGGCCTCCACGATGCCAACTCCACCGAGTTCGACCCCACCACCAAAGACCCGATTGTAGATTTGATTCCCCAACAGAAAAATGTGGTTTACAAAGGCGGCACCATGCGCTTGGGCAACTACACCGCGGACTTGAAGGAAGGCTCGTTGGCTGCCCGTTTATACGGCAAAGAACAAATTGTGGAACGCCACCGCCACCGCTACGAAATGAACCCGGCCTACGTAAAACAATTGGCTGATGCGGGGCTTAAAGTTACCGGTTGGCACGAAGGCGCCCTTCCCGAAATTGTGGAAAGGGAAGACCACCCCTACTTTATTGCGGGTCAGTTCCACCCGGAATTCGGCTCCCGTCCGATGAAACCGCACCCGCTTTTCGACGGGCTTATCAAAGCCAGTTTGAAGCAAAAAGAAGGAAAATAA
- the kdsB gene encoding 3-deoxy-manno-octulosonate cytidylyltransferase, with the protein MSNVLIAIPARYGSSRLPGKMLKILAGKPVIQHVYEACVKANVGEVIIATENQIVVDAVAKFGAKAVITSDACQSGTDRIYEAAQNRPEQIIINVQGDEPFVQPSTIQKIVELLQNDPSCDIASAVAPTLDENKINDPNCVKAVLTKDGRALYFSRSRVPFKREITEENKNIPYWQHCGIYGYRREALQRFVSLPASNLEQLEKLEQLRALEDGMVLKCVVIDSAGPAIDTAADLAAAEEYSLKNR; encoded by the coding sequence ATGAGTAATGTACTAATTGCGATTCCTGCCCGTTACGGGTCTTCCCGCCTTCCCGGGAAAATGTTAAAAATTTTAGCGGGTAAACCCGTTATTCAACATGTGTACGAAGCCTGCGTAAAGGCCAATGTCGGCGAGGTAATCATCGCAACGGAAAACCAAATTGTGGTGGATGCCGTGGCAAAATTCGGCGCAAAAGCCGTGATAACCAGCGATGCCTGCCAAAGCGGTACCGACCGCATTTACGAAGCCGCGCAAAACCGCCCCGAACAAATCATTATCAATGTACAAGGGGACGAACCGTTCGTGCAACCTTCCACGATTCAAAAAATTGTGGAGTTGTTGCAAAATGACCCGTCTTGCGATATTGCTTCCGCCGTGGCCCCTACGCTTGATGAAAACAAAATCAACGATCCAAACTGCGTAAAAGCCGTGCTGACCAAAGACGGAAGAGCCCTTTATTTTTCGCGCTCCCGCGTGCCTTTCAAACGGGAAATTACCGAAGAAAACAAGAATATTCCCTACTGGCAACATTGCGGTATCTACGGCTACAGACGCGAAGCCTTACAACGCTTTGTATCCCTGCCGGCAAGCAACTTGGAACAGTTGGAAAAACTGGAGCAATTACGCGCGTTGGAAGACGGCATGGTGTTAAAGTGCGTAGTCATCGATTCCGCCGGCCCGGCCATTGACACCGCCGCCGATTTGGCGGCTGCCGAAGAATACTCTTTGAAAAATCGCTAA
- the rfaE1 gene encoding D-glycero-beta-D-manno-heptose-7-phosphate kinase: MQQVATNRLKEILNNFEGKEVIVVGDIMLDHFIKGSVSRISPEAPVPVVDVKKEFFVAGGAGNVAVNLAALGAKPVMISVVGQDLGGEMLKGFLREKNVSIYGVAEDPDRPTTQKIRVMADQQQIVRFDRESKKTISPSVSSVCMKSFELAIKTAKGVILSDYGKGMLSDHNIQTIIETCRKHKIPVCVDPKIDNFKKYKHITCMTPNTKEAWEGVGENPKSGEEAMEALGNKILNMLEAESILITRSADGMSLFEKGKKTPYTVPTAAREVYDVTGAGDTVISVLTLALAAGANLREASVLSNYAAGIVVGKSGTATATRTEIEGVLP; this comes from the coding sequence ATGCAACAAGTAGCAACCAATCGTTTGAAAGAGATTTTGAATAATTTTGAAGGAAAAGAAGTTATCGTCGTAGGCGACATCATGCTCGACCACTTTATTAAAGGTTCTGTCAGCCGCATTTCGCCGGAAGCCCCTGTGCCGGTAGTAGATGTTAAAAAAGAATTTTTTGTAGCCGGCGGCGCGGGAAATGTGGCCGTCAACTTGGCAGCCTTGGGTGCTAAACCCGTCATGATTTCCGTCGTAGGACAAGACTTGGGCGGCGAAATGTTAAAAGGTTTCCTGCGGGAAAAAAATGTAAGCATTTACGGCGTTGCAGAAGACCCGGATCGCCCCACCACGCAAAAAATTCGCGTCATGGCCGACCAGCAACAAATCGTCCGCTTTGACCGCGAGAGCAAAAAAACCATTTCCCCTTCCGTTTCTTCCGTTTGTATGAAAAGTTTTGAACTTGCCATCAAAACGGCAAAGGGGGTTATCCTTTCCGACTACGGCAAAGGTATGCTCAGTGACCATAATATCCAAACTATTATCGAAACCTGCCGCAAGCATAAAATTCCGGTGTGTGTAGACCCGAAAATCGACAATTTCAAAAAATACAAACACATCACTTGTATGACCCCCAACACCAAAGAAGCGTGGGAAGGCGTGGGCGAAAACCCCAAATCCGGCGAAGAAGCCATGGAAGCCTTGGGAAACAAAATTTTGAATATGCTGGAAGCCGAATCTATTTTAATCACCCGCAGTGCCGACGGTATGAGTTTATTCGAAAAAGGCAAAAAAACCCCCTACACGGTGCCCACTGCCGCGCGCGAAGTGTACGATGTTACGGGTGCCGGGGATACGGTTATTTCCGTGCTGACTTTGGCCTTGGCCGCCGGGGCTAACCTGCGGGAAGCCTCTGTGCTTTCCAACTATGCGGCCGGCATTGTGGTAGGTAAATCGGGCACGGCTACGGCCACCCGCACCGAAATTGAAGGAGTATTGCCATGA
- a CDS encoding DUF3108 domain-containing protein, with amino-acid sequence MNCRLFVIGLFFVFVCACASKQPQDALISPATQEQTAPIQTQTAPVQTQPVPAEKETASPVSSAVKAPETKTTVLPEAVPPKEQEVPEVSPASAPQETPEDFVKQARANQTLSAPAEDTPVFEDEELISLEGRLLSPLAYEPVSATAEQTAPWKNEELKYGLYYSFIKAGTAYIKNRGITDINGRKAYLIQTSAFSAPVIDAVYKVRDINLSWLDAQNFYSLGYAQSLREGRYKRDEWLTFDYNKNTYYGEVRKKEEPRIISGELPIKVLDMLTSLYYVRAQKLEVGKDIVFDIINREKQYPLVVKVLGKETIKTDAGKFDCIKVEPMFRGEGIFVSKGKSLQVWLTDDEYKMPIKMKVEVFIGSVYAELLEYKRN; translated from the coding sequence ATGAACTGCCGTTTGTTTGTAATCGGTTTATTTTTTGTTTTTGTATGCGCCTGCGCTTCTAAACAACCGCAAGACGCCCTTATCTCCCCCGCCACGCAAGAACAAACCGCACCTATCCAAACACAAACTGCCCCTGTCCAAACTCAACCCGTACCCGCGGAAAAGGAAACAGCATCTCCCGTTTCTTCTGCGGTAAAAGCGCCGGAAACAAAAACAACCGTTTTGCCCGAAGCAGTCCCCCCGAAGGAACAGGAAGTTCCTGAAGTTTCGCCTGCTTCCGCTCCGCAAGAAACCCCCGAAGACTTTGTAAAACAAGCCCGCGCCAATCAAACACTTTCCGCGCCGGCCGAAGATACACCCGTTTTTGAGGACGAAGAACTTATTTCGTTGGAAGGCCGTCTGTTAAGTCCGCTGGCCTACGAACCCGTTTCCGCCACGGCTGAGCAAACAGCCCCTTGGAAAAACGAAGAATTAAAATACGGGCTTTACTATTCTTTTATCAAAGCAGGAACGGCTTACATTAAAAACCGCGGTATTACCGATATTAACGGACGAAAAGCCTATCTGATTCAAACCTCGGCCTTTTCGGCCCCGGTTATCGATGCGGTTTACAAAGTACGAGACATCAATCTTTCTTGGTTGGACGCCCAAAATTTTTACTCCCTCGGTTACGCACAAAGTTTGCGCGAAGGCCGTTACAAACGCGACGAGTGGTTGACCTTCGACTACAACAAAAACACCTACTACGGCGAAGTAAGAAAAAAAGAGGAACCCCGCATCATTTCGGGAGAACTGCCCATCAAAGTGCTGGATATGTTAACCTCGCTTTACTATGTACGCGCACAGAAATTGGAAGTAGGCAAAGACATTGTTTTCGACATCATCAATCGCGAAAAACAATATCCTCTCGTCGTTAAAGTGCTGGGAAAGGAAACCATTAAAACCGATGCGGGAAAATTTGATTGTATTAAGGTAGAACCCATGTTCCGCGGCGAAGGAATTTTTGTCAGCAAAGGAAAAAGCCTACAGGTTTGGCTGACGGACGACGAATACAAAATGCCCATCAAAATGAAAGTGGAAGTTTTTATCGGCAGCGTTTACGCAGAACTACTGGAATACAAGCGCAATTAA
- a CDS encoding HAD family hydrolase yields the protein MSEKIKAVFFDRDGTLIHEKPGTYLSDPAKVRPYKSVRPALALLKKHGYKFFIVSNQSGIGRGYFTADKVNACHQRLKKLLKPAVIEEIVFCPHAPEQACNCRKPHPELGLNLIKKYKIDATRSYMVGDKRADVEFGHNLGFKSVLVTTANGKNHLKKYPNLSPEKVATNLLNAARFIVKDAEEK from the coding sequence ATGAGCGAAAAAATAAAGGCCGTATTTTTTGACAGAGACGGCACGCTTATTCACGAAAAACCCGGCACCTATTTAAGCGACCCCGCCAAAGTGCGCCCGTACAAAAGCGTACGCCCTGCCTTGGCCCTGTTAAAAAAACACGGATATAAGTTCTTTATTGTTTCCAACCAATCCGGCATCGGCAGAGGATATTTTACGGCAGACAAAGTAAACGCTTGCCACCAACGCCTTAAAAAACTGCTTAAACCCGCTGTAATAGAAGAAATTGTTTTTTGTCCGCACGCGCCGGAACAAGCGTGCAACTGCCGAAAACCTCACCCCGAATTGGGGCTTAATTTGATTAAAAAATACAAAATAGATGCCACCCGCTCTTATATGGTCGGAGATAAAAGAGCCGATGTGGAATTTGGGCACAACCTTGGTTTCAAATCGGTGTTAGTTACTACGGCAAACGGAAAAAATCACCTCAAAAAATACCCAAATTTATCTCCCGAAAAAGTAGCCACCAACTTGCTGAACGCGGCGCGTTTTATCGTAAAAGATGCGGAGGAAAAATGA
- the lpxK gene encoding tetraacyldisaccharide 4'-kinase, with translation MRGIENNEKGFFENGLCSYSHYSNFASNAPGFEMLAEMVKYLKAFWQRGIKMDLLKLKENLEQNIIGRGVLLGASKVYGLGAWLDRISYENGWKSVKSVNSRVVCIGNITAGGTGKTTAVLLAATTLAKEGIRVAIVSRGYKRQQKTEGPVVLFDNPDADWRLAGDEPFMMSRVLSQYKVPIVISSNRAEAAIEALRRFKSQIILLDDGFQHHRLNRDANVVLVDAKNPFGNKGLLPYGILREPMKALKRANLVVLTHCDQVSQRQLEDIKDEIRVHNDLVEILESVHEPEYYFDICTSKKIDLKDIKGPAVCFSALGHPETFENTLEKLGLELKQKWRFADHQHYTEENLRTFEETRGGLPLITTFKDFVKFPDNWREILTKDVYVLSVNLKILGGETEFNKFTDTLYPKFSKIKNAH, from the coding sequence ATGCGAGGTATTGAAAATAATGAAAAGGGGTTTTTTGAAAACGGGCTTTGCTCATATTCTCATTATAGCAATTTTGCCTCAAATGCTCCCGGTTTTGAAATGTTGGCGGAAATGGTAAAATATCTAAAAGCCTTTTGGCAAAGAGGAATAAAAATGGATTTACTTAAACTAAAGGAAAATTTGGAACAAAACATAATCGGCCGCGGTGTGTTGCTCGGGGCTTCCAAAGTGTATGGTCTGGGGGCTTGGCTAGATCGTATTTCTTACGAAAACGGTTGGAAATCGGTAAAAAGCGTGAACTCCCGCGTGGTGTGCATCGGCAATATTACGGCCGGCGGCACAGGGAAAACGACCGCAGTTCTGTTAGCGGCTACCACTTTGGCCAAAGAAGGGATTCGCGTGGCAATCGTTTCGCGTGGTTATAAACGCCAACAGAAAACAGAAGGCCCCGTGGTGCTTTTTGATAACCCCGATGCCGATTGGCGTTTGGCGGGTGATGAACCCTTTATGATGAGCCGCGTGCTGAGCCAGTACAAAGTGCCGATTGTTATTTCTTCCAATCGGGCCGAGGCCGCTATCGAGGCTTTGCGCCGTTTCAAAAGCCAAATTATTTTGTTAGATGACGGTTTCCAACATCACCGCTTAAACCGCGATGCCAATGTGGTACTCGTAGATGCCAAGAATCCTTTTGGAAACAAAGGCCTCTTGCCATACGGCATTTTGCGCGAACCCATGAAGGCCCTTAAACGCGCTAACCTGGTGGTGCTTACACATTGCGATCAAGTTTCCCAACGCCAGTTGGAAGACATCAAAGACGAAATCCGCGTACATAACGATTTGGTGGAAATTTTGGAAAGCGTACACGAACCGGAATACTACTTTGACATTTGTACTTCCAAAAAAATTGATTTGAAGGATATTAAAGGCCCGGCGGTATGTTTTTCCGCGTTAGGGCACCCGGAAACCTTTGAAAACACTTTGGAAAAATTGGGGTTGGAACTGAAACAAAAATGGCGCTTTGCCGACCACCAACATTATACCGAAGAAAACCTGCGCACTTTTGAAGAAACGCGCGGCGGCCTTCCCCTTATCACTACTTTTAAGGACTTTGTAAAATTCCCCGATAATTGGCGCGAAATTTTAACAAAAGATGTGTATGTGTTATCGGTAAACTTGAAAATTTTGGGCGGCGAAACGGAATTTAATAAATTCACGGATACGCTTTATCCCAAATTTTCCAAGATAAAAAACGCTCATTAA